The genomic segment AGACAGTGAACTCACAAACAAGAGGGGAATATCTTTTAATGCATCAATTTTTTTTATTCTTCTGCAGGTTTCAAATCCATCAATACCAGGCATAAGAATATCCATTAAAATAATATCAGGTATGGTTTCTTCTAATAATTCAAGAGCATCCTCACCTGACTGGGCTACAAGAACAGTAAAACCAATGCCAGCCAGATATTCATAAAGAACCCCCAGATTTTCAGGTGTATCATCAACAATTAAAATTGTTGCTTTTCTGATATGATCTTTATTCATGGTCTGTATCTAAATATCCTTTAATTTTCTCACGAATTTCTTTTATCTGAAACGACAGTGCCAGTTTACCCATTTCCTTTGCAAAAAGAGCATACTGGACATCTTTTGCCTGAATCTCATCAATTTTTTGGCGGATTTTCATAATGTCCCCGTTTCTTGTATATTGGTAAATAGACTCAAGGTCTGATCTTCCAGGAAGAACCAGTTTTAAATTATCAGAAATGCAGTCTGGTTCTCTGCATATATTTTCCCCATAAATCCACTCAAGTTCCAGGCAGGTTTCCAAGGCTTTAAAAACCTCATCAAAATCAACAGGTTTTCGTATAAAATCATCAAAATTGCTTTTAGATATTATCTCCTGGTGTGAAAGGGATGTACTTGCAGAAACAGCAATTATTTTAACATTCTTTAATTGATTTGATTTTCTCATTAAACGGACTGCTTCAAATCCATCCATGACAGGCATGACAAGATCAATTAAAACAAGATCAGGCATAAATTCATATGCCAGGTCAAGCCCGTCTCTTCCGTTTACAGCTTCAACAACTTCAAAACCCAGGGGAAGCAGCAGGCCCATTAATACACTGCGGTTTTCCAATAAATCGTCAATTACCAGGATTTTTTTCTTTTTTCCTTTAAAACCGGTTATGGAACGGTTTTCAATGATTCTCATTTCATCAGGATCAGATACTTCAGGAAGTTCCAGGTCAAAACTAAACACACTTCCTTTGTCTTGTTCACTTTGTACATTTAATTCACCGCCCATAAGCCTGACAAGTTTCCGGCTTATGGACAGACCGAGTCCTGTTCCTTCAATTGTCCTGGCATGTCTGCCAACCTGCTTGAAAGGTAAAAAAATATTTTCCAGATCATCCTGTGCAATCCCAATACCTGAATCTGAAACCTTAAAGAATATTCTCGAGCCTGATTTAAACACATGAAACGCTACTTCGCCTTTATGTGTAAATTTAACAGCATTGCTTAAAAGATTAAGCAAAACCTGTCCCAGTCTTTTTTCATCACCCCGGACAGTCTGGGGAATATCTTGTGCAATATCTGCGTGAAATTCAATATTCTTTTTTTCAGCATGAACCTTAATCATATTAACAACAGAATTGAGAAAAACAGATAAATAAAAATCAGAGCTGTTAATTTCCATTTTTCTGGCTTCTATTTTTGAAAGATCCAGAATTTCATTTATCAGGTTCAAAAGATGTTTACCACTGCGTTCAATTACATCAATACCTGATTTCTGAGGACTTGTAAGACATCCATCCATTTTCAGGATTTGTGCATATCCCAGGATACCATTTAAAGGGGTACGAAGTTCATGGCTCATATTGGCAAGAAAATCGCTTTTTGCCTGGTTGGCAGTATCTGCTGCTTTTCTTGCCTTGTTTATTTCCTCTTTTGCCTGTTTGAGTTTATTATATTTTCTTGAATTATCAATTGCCAGGCCTAATACCTGAGTAATACTGAGGGCTAAATTAAGATAATGATGCCTGTATTCAGGAAAAGTAAATTCATGTATTTTAATAATGCCAATTGGTTCATTAATATGCTTGATTTTAAGGAAAAAACCTTTTTGGGAATCTGCCCATACATAATCAATATCTGAATTAATTAATTCCTGTATTTCTTGTTCCTGGTGTAAAAAATTCTTATCCAAATACTCTTTTTGATCAAAAGCCCCTTGAACAACAGGAAAATAAATGAGCTGGGCAGGAGCGCAGAGAATGGTAAAAACTTCATAAATTCCTTTAATAACATCAGATTCGGACTCAATAGAGGATATCCTGTTTAACATGTTGTGCATCATGGCATAATCAGCCAGTTTTTTCTTTGTATCTAAAAGCTCTGATCTGAGTTTTTCAATATCTTCATAATTCATCATTTCTCACATTCAGGCAAAATTATTTTGAATGGGATATTTACCCCATTTATGAACTGCATTGGATATGGCATACAAAACTTCATCCTTTACCTGGAAAGGTATTTCTCCATGATTATCAGTAAGGATAAAGCCTCCGCCGTGTGCTGCCCTGGAAATAACCTGTTTGACTTTTTGTTCAGCAGTTTCAGGTGTCCATCCTGCCATTTCTATGCCGTTTAAATTACCCATAACACTGACCTTGTTTTTGCACATGGATTTTATTTGACCAATATCTTCATCACAGCTCACGGCAATAGCAGCAGTTCCTGTTTTAACAATATCATTGATAATGGAAATACTCCTTCCTGAAGCCATATGGGTTGCGGCCGGGCCCTGTATTCCGGCAAGTGTTCTTTTTGCAATTTTAAAACCTGTTTTTAAATACATATCCCTAGTGGTAATGGTTGATGATGAAACAGGGTCAAAATAACATATGGCTGCTGCACCTGCCTGTAATTGTGCATTTGCCCATTTAATGCAGAACTTTTCATTTATTTTCATCAACTGCTGAAAAAGTTCATGATTTTCATACATAAGTTTTATATATCTGTTAAACCCCAGCTGCATTACAGGAAGGGAAAAAGGTGATATAGCCACACCTATAATGGGAACCTTGTCTGCTGCCTTTGACTTGAGTATCTTAATTGTTTCAAGAACCTTTATCAGGCAGGGAGTTTCGGCAATTTCAGGAACCTCAAGATTTTTTATATCTGAAATTTTGCGGATAAAAGGTTGACCTGAATTAGGAGGCCCGTCATCAGAATAGATCACCTCAGCACCCCAGGCTTCAACTTCCAGAGAACCGTAAAAAAAGGCAGAAAGACAGTCATTATCATATTTTTCAAGCAGGCAGAGCTGGCCCTGTGCAACATATTCTGGTTTTGAAAAATACTCTTTGATAGAAATGCCCAGTTCTTTGGCTCCGTGCATGGTTGGCAGCAGGAACAAGGGAACACGGTCGGGTTCTTTATGGGAAAGTGCTGTCAAAACCCTTTGCATTGGTGTCATGGTGTTTCTATTCATTGTAACTCCTTTGTCATCTTTTTTACAATTTTTAAACCTTCAAAAGCTGTCATACCCACAGCATCAGCGCCTATTTGTTTCCACAAATCTGTATCAAAACGAAAAGGTGCCCCGCCTACTGCAATTTTAATATCCATACCAAGATTATCCATTTTTGATCTTAAATCTTTAATATGCAGGGCAGAAGGCAGCATCAAGGTTGAAATAAGTAAAATACGGATTTTATTATCCCTGATTTTTTGTATAAGCTCCTCAGCATATACCCCCTGTCCAAAATCATGAACATAAAAACCGCCGGATTTAAGAATGGATTTAACAATCTGTTTGCCCAGAATATGAAAATCTTCAAAAGTAACAATCCCTATTGGTATGGATTTATCTTTTGACATATCAAGATCAGGGAAAAAAGAATTAACCAGTTCTTCACATATAATGCCGCTCATATATATCTGAGACAGGGCAGTTTCCCCTTTTTCCCACTTTTCTCCTATTCTATCCAGGACAGGACAGATGATTTTATCTGAAATATCAACAGGTGTATTCTCCTTTAATGATTCAGTCAGGAGATGAGCTGCTGCCAGACGGTCAACAGATAAAAGACTGTGTTCAAATTTATCAAGTATTTTGTTAATGTTATCCATGAGAATATCCCTAATAAAATAAAGAGTTATTTAGACAAAAAGAAAAACAGCCATGATCTGAGTTTGTCAAAGAATCAAAGGTAAATTAGATTGATTGCTATATATATGTTTTTTATTCATAGTTCAATATTCAATTGAGACAAAAGGATTTGATCCTGATTTGATTTATTATTCGATTTATGCTATTATTTTCAAAATCAGTTTTTTATCTTTTTATAAATAACCTGATTAAAAATATATTATAACAAATTAAACTATTTAAGGATAAGAGTTTTGATTTTAGCTATTGGTGAAATTTTATATGACATATTTCCAAAATACCGCTGTATCGGCGGAGCGCCTTTTAATTTTGCCTATCATCTGAAAAATCTTGGATTTGACATTCATTTTATATCAAGAACAGGCCGGGATGAACCTGGTGAATCAATACTTTCATATATTGAAAATTCAGGATTTGATCCTGGTGATATTCAGATTGATAATCAGCATGATACCGGCAGGGTTATTGTTAAACTGGATGATAAGGGTATTCCAAATTTTAATATTATACCTGATGCTGCCTATGATTATATTGCATTAGATGAAAAACTGCTCAACCTGCTTAATTTGGGGCCTGATCTCATATATTTCGGTTCCCTGATTCAGCGCACAAAACACGGATTTAATGAACTGCACAGCATACTTGACAAAAAACATGAAAAAACCCGCTGTTTTTATGATATGAATCTGCGGCCTGGCTGTTACAAACCCTCTATTATCAGGAGTTCTCTTGAAAAAGCAGATATTCTTAAACTTAATGATGATGAACTTGCAACAGCAGGGGAACTGCTGGAGATTAAACAGACAGGGCATGATCTTGTTAAAGAAATAATGAATATTTTCAATATTTCAACAATTGCATTGACACTTGGTGCCAGGGGAAGTGCTTTATATATTGACCAGAATTATTATAAAGCAGAACCCCGGAAAGCCAAAAAAATTATTGATACTGTGGGTGCAGGTGATGCTTATGCTGCAATACTGGCAGAAGGTATTCTCAGGTTCAGGAAACCTGAGATTCTTATAGACAGAGCTGCCAGGCTTTCAGCAAAAATCTGCGGAATAAAAGGGGCGCTTCCCCTGGAAAATAATTTTTATGAAGATTTCAAATAAATCTATCATCTATCAAGAGCTGTCAAGGAAGGAATCATGAAAAAAAAAGGTTTATACATACAAATGTTCAGTATTCACGGTCTGTTACGCGCAGAAAATATGGAAATGGGACGCGATGCAGATACAGGGGGACAGATTAATTATGTTGTGGAACTTGCACGGGCACTTTCACAAATAAAAAATGTCAGGCAGATTGATCTTTTTACACGCCTGATTTCCGATAAAACAGTTTCAGAAGACTATTCCCGGCCGGTTGAACAGGTAAATGAAAAATTCCGTATAGTCAGAATACGATGCGGAGGACTTAAATATATCCGCAAAGAACTGCTGTGGCCCCATCTGGATGAATATGTTGACAAAACAATAAGCTTTATAAAAAAAGAAAACATGCTGCCAGATATAGTCCATGGTCATTATCCTGATGCCGGATATATTGCAATGGAACTGGCTCAGATGTTTGGAATTCCTTTTATATATACAGGCCATTCCCTGGGAAGGGTAAAAAAGCAAAAACTCCTGGCTCAGGGAATGAAAGAAGCTGATATTATAAAAAAATTCAGGATTGATACCAGGATTGAAAAAGAAGAAGATATCCTGGAATTTGCAGATATGGTAATTACCAGCACTAACCAGGAAATTAAAGAACAATACGGCATGTATAGAAATAAGGACCTGCCGTCATACATATTGATTCCTCCTGGACTGGATATTGAAAAATTTTATCCCTATTATCATGATCTTCTGCCGGAAAATGAAAAAGACGAAGATGCCATGTATGCCAAGGCATCGGTTATAAAAGAGCTTGACCGCTTTTTTACATACCCGGACAAACCCCTTATACTGTCTATCTGCCGCCCTGATAAGCGGAAAAATATCCAGGGACTAGTCAAGGCTTATGGTGAAGATAAAGAACTGCAGCTTATGGCTAACCTGGCGATTTTTGCAGGAATCCGCAAGGATATTGTGCAAATGGAAGAAAATGAAAAAAATGTTTTAACAGAAATGCTTCTTTTAATGGATAAATATGATCTTTATGGAAAAATGGCTATCCCCAAAAAACACAATTTTCAACATGAAGTTCCTGAGCTTTACAGGATAACAGGCACCAAAAGAGGAGTTTTTATCAACCCTGCCCTGACTGAACCTTTTGGACTTACCCTGCTTGAAGCATCTGCTGCTGGCGTTCCCATTGTAGCTACTAATGACGGAGGGCCTAATGATATAATAAAAAACTGTCAAAATGGACTATTAGTTGATCCAGAAGATACAAAAGCCATTGCCGGGGCATTAAAAAAAATTATTACTGAACCTGATAAATGGGATGTTTATTCAAAAAACGGTATCCAAAATGTAAGAAAATTTTATACCTGGTTATATCATGGAGAACAATATTTAAAACAAATTGAAAAACTTTTTTCAAAAATAAAAGAACCCGGGATTGAAAAAACCAGGCATTTAAATCCTATTGGAAAAAGACTGGCATCACTTAATCATTTTATTGTAAGTGATATTGACAACACCTTAATCGGGGAACATAACCCGGGCCTTGAAGAACTAATAAAACTTTTAGACCAGGAAAAAAATCGTATTGGATTTGCAGTTGCAACAGGCAGAACTGTAAATTCTGCTGTTGAATATCTTCAAGAACATAATGTGCCTGTTCCTGACATAGTAATATCTTCTGTGGGAAGTGAAATATATTATGGAAAAATTCTTCATTATGACAAAGGCTGGGAAACCCACATAAGCAGCAAATGGAAAAGGGACAGGATATTTAATCTTTTAAAACAATTTGATTTCCTGGAATACCAGGAAGAATCCTGCCAGCGCCAGTTCAAGATCAGCTATAACATGGAACCAGGAAAAGACCGCCTGACTGCAATACATAACCTGCTTTTGAAAAATAAATGCCGTTCCCACCTGGTATATTCCCATGAAAAATACCTGGATATTCTTCCTTACCGGGCATCAAAGGGAAAAGCCATCCGCTACCTGAGCTATAAATGGGAGATTCCCCTTAACAACTTCCTGGTTTGCGGAGATTCAGGCAATGATGAAGAAATGCTAAGGGGGGAACCTCTTGGGGTTGTTGTAGGCAATTTCAGTCCAGAACTTCAAAATTTAAAGGGTCATAGAAGGATTTATTTTGCAAACCAGAATTGTGCCCTCGGTATTCTGGAAGCTGTTAAAAAATATAACTTCCTGGAAAAAACAAAAAATTAAAAACCTGAAAAGAAAAAATTATCCTTCAAATCATTCATCTCCAAAATTATTTGCTCAAGCCTGGTTTCAAAATTTTTGAGTTTAATTTTTTACACATTTGTTGATACATGTACCGGTGTAGAGACAAGGCATGCCTTGTCTCTACAATTGTGTACGAATTTATGATTTTGTGTACTGCATCATCTTGTAATTTATATCAGGAGGAAATCATGAAATTTTTCAACACAGCAGGGCCGGTAAACTGCAAAGATCATTATTGCCTGCCTCCTTTAAAACGATTTAAACTTGAAGAATTATTAAATCTTATTGATGATAAAAAATACTTTGTCCTTCACGCTCCCAGGCAGACAGGAAAGACTTCCTGTCTTCTCAGGATACAGGCCAGACCTTTGCTCAAGGCACTCTTGATGTTGTCTGGGAACTTTCAGAAGGCCAGCCCTGGCTGGTAAATGCTTTGGCATATGAGGTCTGTTTCAAAATGAAAGCTAACCGTGACCACTCTGTAAAAGTCAGAGATGTTTCAAGGGACTGAAATTATTGTATGGGGCATGTAACTTATACGGGGTGCAAAAATTAAGCAAGGCGTTTTTTGTAAAAGGAGGAAATCATGAAATTCCCATATGGCATATGTGATTTCAGAAAAATCACCATGAAAAATTATTTTTACTGCGACCGGACAGACAGGATTCCCCTGCTGGAAAAAGGGGAATATTTATTATTTCTTAGACCCCGCAGATTCGGCAAAAGCCTTCTGCTTTCCATGCTGGCAAATTATTATGATGTTGCAAAAAAGCATGAATTTGAAGCCATGTTCGGGAAATTGAAGATCGGGAAAAATCCAACTGAATTGCGAAATAAATTTTTCATTCTACGCTGGGATTTTTCATGTGTTGATCCTTCAGGAAATGTTGAGGATATCAGAAAAGCTCTGCATGACCATATTAATTCCTGCATTAAAGATTTTGTGGTCTATTATGAAAAATTTTTATCTGTCAAAATTGAATTTGATCCTCAAAATGCTGTAAATTCAATCAAGTCTTTAATAACTTCAATCCGAAAGACCGACTACCCCATTTACCTTCTCATAGACGAATACGACAACTTCGCAAACCAGATCATGATGGGCATACGCCGGGAAAAACATGAGTTATATGATGCCTTGGTTCATGAAGAAGGCCCCCTGAGAACTCTTTTCAAAGCTGTAAAAGCATCGGCTTCGGAATCCGTATTTGACCGGATTTTCATTACCGGTGTTTCCCCTGTGGTCATGAGTGATATTACCAGCGGGTATAATATTGCAGAAAATATCTATCTCAGGTACCAGTTTAACGACATCTGCGGTTTTACAGATAATGAAATTGAACAGGCTCTTAAATCAATTGCAGGAGAATGTGAGCTTTCAGAAGATAAGATTACAGAAGCCCTGGAACTGATGAAAACCTATTATAATGGATATAAATTTTCAATAGATGCTGACAATTTTGTATATAATCCGACATTATCCACATATTTTCTTAAATACCTTTATGAAGACTGGAAATATCCGCGTCAGATGCTGGACGGCAACCTTGCAACTGATGAAGCAAAACTTGAATATATTTCACAGGCATTGTCAGGCAGGCAAATGCTTTTAGACCTGCTGCGTAAGGACAGAAAAACAGTTGTATCTGAAATAACAGACCGTTTCGGCATCAGGCAGATGCTTACTGACAAGAGTAAAAACCATGAATTTATGGCAGCCTTTTTGTATTATTTCGGAGTACTTACCATGAAAGAGGAAACCCCGGAGGGTAAAATCGTGCTGAAAATTCCCAACCTTGTGATCCGGGGACTTTATGCTGAACAAATATGTGAAATGCTGCTGCCTGAACCAGTGGAAAGAGATGATGGAAAATTTGCTGCTGAGAAATTATATCAAAAAGGTGATATGCAGCCCTTATGCGATTTTGTTGAGCAGCACTATTTCAAGGTTTTCAGCAACCGTGATTACAGGTGGGCCAATGAACTGACTGTAAAAACCGCATTTTTGACCCTGCTTTACAATGATATTTTATACATAATGGACACGGAAACCGAACTTGACCGAAGATATGCAGACCTGACAATGATAATCCGGCCTGACATGCGTAGGTTTACCATTTTAGATATTCTTATTGAATTCAAGTTTGTAAAGCTCAAGGATGCAGATATGAGCGGGGAGCAGGCCAGGAAATTGACACAGGAAGAACTGCAAAACATGCCCCTTATGCAGGCTCAGATGGAGGATGCAAAAATTCAGATTAAAGATTACGGGGATGTGCTTGATAAACGCTATGGGAATCTGCGGCTGAGGAAATATGCTGTTGTATCGCTTGGTTTTGAAAGGCTTTGGTGGGAGGAAGTAATCAGGAGGAAATCATGAAATTTTTCAACACAGCAGGGCCGGTAAACTGCAAAGATCATTATTGCCTGCCTCCTTTAAAACGATTTAAACTTGAAGAATTATTATTGCAAACCAGCTTTACAAAGAAGTTATTCCAAGAGAGCTTACTTTCAGCACACAGCTTACCATTTCACAGGAAACAGAATGGTATGTGGATAAATCGGGAAAACTTGACATGGAAAAACTCATGAGCGCTTTTCAGGACTTTTTCCGTGAACATTCCCAACACTGGGTTGAACGGTTTCAATATAAAGAGGCCGGGACCCAGCTTCTGCTCCAGGCATTTCTCCAGAGGATAGTCAACTCAGGGGGACGGGTTCACCGGGAATACGGTCTGGGCACTAAAAGAACGGATTTAATGTTGATATGGTTTTATGATGACAATGTTCAGAAAGTTGTAATAGAGCTGAAAATCCTTTATAAATCCCTGAAAAAGACTGTTAATGAAGGGCTTGAACAGACCTGGGAATATATGGATAAATGCGGAACCAAACAAGGCCATCTGGTGATTTTTGACAGGACAAAAAAATCATGGGATGAAAAGATATTCAGGAAAACAGAGAGTTTTAAAGATTCTGAAATTATTGTGTGGGGGATGTAGAGACAAGGCATGCCTTGTCTCTACGATTGATTGTTTACGGATTTATTATTTGGTGCAATGCGTCACCATAGGCCGTAACGCATCTTTTTTATATCGAAGTATATAACCCGGAGTCCGAAAATTATTTTTCGGAGAGTGCCAAAAATAATTTTGGCACTCCTTCCGGCTTTTGTTTTTTTATGGCTGAAATCTTTTTATCACAGCCATTCCTGCAATTATTGCTCCGAAAATCCTTATTACAAAAGGCATTGCAGCCGATTGTGATGCAGATATAAAGCACCAGCCTCCGCTTCCGCCGCCATCATCATTTTCTGTCTCCGGTTCTGCTGTTTCCGGTTCTGGTGTTTCCAGGTTTACCTTTGGATCGGAATCTGCTGTAAACTCTTCCAAATTTGTCATTCCGTCGCCGTCTGCATCTTCGTTTGCATCTGCCGGCTCATTCATGTCAAGACCATATTTGTTTTCCCAGTCGTCAGGCATTCCGTCTTTGTCTGCATCTTCTATTATAAAGCCTATTGAGGTCAGGTGGCTTATGTTAATTATTACCAGTCCGTCCTCACTTACTTCAAAGTAAACATCTGCTTTGACAAAGCCGTCTGTGCCGTCTCCTGTTTCATTTACCATTACGGAAAGCAGTCTTGAAGCATCTTCCATTGACTTGAGTACTTTAAAGGCTTCTGCTTCAGGGTTTAATTGAATTGGCAGATTCAATTTCGGTGCATTGGTGTTCCTGCCTGATCCGTCAGGATGACGGATTGGGTTGTAGCGTACAGGATAACCTTTGTATTTGCCGGTCGCAGCTTCAAAGGTGATTGTTACGCCTTCGGCTGGTGTATCGCTGAAATTGTAGGAACCGATCTTTAAGCGCAGCAGATCGCCGGGTACGAGTTTCATATCTTCCTGAATGTCCGGGTCTATGTCAAAGGTATCTGCATCCGGGTCATATCCCAGGTTATTTTGCTCTGCGTTGTCAATGAGCAGGTTTTCATATGGAATAGCCGGGATTTTAATTACAGCCGGTCTGTTTTTACCTTCTATATCTTTGATGGTGTAATTAAATTCAGATGGTACTGAAGGGTCAAATATTCTTTCCATCTGTGTAATTCTGTGCAGATTGCTTTGATATAATGCTTCAAAATCCTGCTGATCTTTTGGTGTGTCTGCAGCCTTGTCATCTGCTGTTGCGTAATCTGCCCAGGTTACATTGTAGATAAAGGGCAGATTGCTGCCGTCTGCATAAAAACGGAAGGAAATTTTATAGGTTACATCTCCCGGCAGGGGATCGTCTGTTCGGCGTTCTGTGAACAGGGTTCCCGGTTTCCAGTTATAGGTAAAAGGATTTTCAGCAGTTCCTGTTCCTGTGTATTCTTCAGGAATTATTAATTGCTCTCCTTCAGGGGTATCAATTTTCATTGTAAAACCATTGGCAAATTCGGAAATAACATGAAGCACAAAACCTTCATCCTGCATAAACCCTTCATCATTGAACATATGGCTTGCTTCATAGGTGTCGGGTATTTGCGGATTGGTGTTTTCTGCGTATTCAACACGGTTGTTTCTGTGGTCTCCATCATTGTCCGCAATTCCGTCAGACGGATTATCAGGGTTCAGGCCATGCTGATTTTCCCAGCCGTTTTCCATGCCATCTCCGTCTGAGTCTTCATCATCCGTATTTTTAGGTTCTTCCGGTTTGTCCAAATTATCCAGGGGATTTGTTCCTGCATTTATCTCTGTTAAATCAGTGAAACCGTCATTATCTGAATCTTCATTTTGCGGATTGGTTCCGGCTGAAAATTCCTGGATATTTGTCATGCCGTCTCCGTCAGGGTCGGTTCCTGCATCTGAAGAATCAGTTGGATCAAGATTGTTTTCTTTTTCCCATCCGTCAGTCATGCCATCAGCGTCTGTGTCAGCATCTTTCGGATTGGTCTGGCTTATAAATTCTTCCAGGTTGGTCAGGCCGTCTGTATCCGGGTCTTTGTCTGCATCTGAAGAATCAGTTGGATCAAGATTGTTTTCTTTTTCCCATCCGTCAGTCATGCCATCAGCGTCTGTGTCAGCATCTTTCGGATTGGTCTGGCTTATAAATTCTTCCAGGTTGGTCAGGCCGTCTGTATCCGGGTCTTTGTCTGCATCTGAAGAATCAGTTGGATCAAGATTGTTTTCTTTTTCCCATCCGTCAGTCATGCCATCAGCGTCTGTGTCAGCATCTTTCGGATTGGTCTGGCTTATAAATTCTTCCAGGTTGGTCAAACCGTCCTTGTCAGTATCTTCAGCAGCATCTGAGGGGTCATTGGGATTTAATCCATGCAGTACTTCCCACCACCCGGGGATACCGTCAGAGTCTTCAGGTTCTGGTTCTATTACAGGCACATCAGTTTTGTTAAATGCTGCTGTTACAGTTTCTGCTGCATTGAGTGTTACAATGCAGTTTCCGGTTCCTGTGCATCCTCCGCCTGTCCAGCCTGTGAAATTTGAGCCGGATTCGGGTACGGCGGTCAGGGTTATTTCTGTGCCTTGATCATAATCCTGGTTGCAGTCTGTACCGCAGTCTATTCCTGCGGGTTCGGAGCTTACTTTTCCAGTTCCTGTTCCGTCTTTGGTTAGGGTCAGGGTATGTTGCGGCACGGTTGTTATTTCAAATGTAGCTGTTACGGTTTCTGCTGCATTGAGTGTTACAATGCAGTTTCCGGTTCCTGTGCATCCTCCGCCTGTCCAGCCTGTGAAATTCGAGCCGGATTCGGGTACGGCGGTCAGGGTTATTTCTGTGCCTTGATCATAATCCTGGTTGCAGTCTGTACCGCAGTCTATTCCTGCGGGTTCGGAGCTTACTTTTCCAGTTCCTGTTCCGTCTTTGGTTAGGGTCAGGGTATGTTGCGGCACGGTTGTTATTTCAAATGTCGCTGTTACGGTTTCTGCTGCATTCATTGTTACAATGCAGTCCCCTGTTCCTGTGCATCCTCCGCCTGTCCAGCCTGTGAAATTTGAGCCGGATTCGGGTACGGCGGTCAGGGTTATTTCTGTACCTTGATCATAATTCTGGTTGCAGTCTGTACCGCAGTCTATTCCTGCGGGTTCGGAGCTTACTTTTCCAGTTCCTGTTCCGTCTTTGGTTAGGGTCAGGGTATGTTGCGGCACGGTTGTTATTTCAAATGTCGCTGTTACGGTTTCTGCTGCATTGAGTGTTACAATGCAGTTTCCGGTTCCTGTGCATCCTCCGCCTGTCCAGCCTGTGAAATTTGAGCCGGATTCGGGTACGGCGGTCAGGGTTATTTCTGTGCCTTGATCATAATCCTGGTCGCAGTCTGTACCGCAGTCTATTCCTGCGGGTTCAGAGCTTACTTTTCCAGTTCCTGTTCCGTCTTTGGTTAGGGTCAGGGTATGTTGCGGCACGGTTGTTATTTCAAATGTGGCTGTTACGGTTTCTGCTGCATTGAGTGTTACAATGCAGTTTCCGGTTCCTGTGCATCCTCCGCCTGTCCAGCCTGT from the Desulfonema limicola genome contains:
- a CDS encoding HAD-IIB family hydrolase, which gives rise to MKKKGLYIQMFSIHGLLRAENMEMGRDADTGGQINYVVELARALSQIKNVRQIDLFTRLISDKTVSEDYSRPVEQVNEKFRIVRIRCGGLKYIRKELLWPHLDEYVDKTISFIKKENMLPDIVHGHYPDAGYIAMELAQMFGIPFIYTGHSLGRVKKQKLLAQGMKEADIIKKFRIDTRIEKEEDILEFADMVITSTNQEIKEQYGMYRNKDLPSYILIPPGLDIEKFYPYYHDLLPENEKDEDAMYAKASVIKELDRFFTYPDKPLILSICRPDKRKNIQGLVKAYGEDKELQLMANLAIFAGIRKDIVQMEENEKNVLTEMLLLMDKYDLYGKMAIPKKHNFQHEVPELYRITGTKRGVFINPALTEPFGLTLLEASAAGVPIVATNDGGPNDIIKNCQNGLLVDPEDTKAIAGALKKIITEPDKWDVYSKNGIQNVRKFYTWLYHGEQYLKQIEKLFSKIKEPGIEKTRHLNPIGKRLASLNHFIVSDIDNTLIGEHNPGLEELIKLLDQEKNRIGFAVATGRTVNSAVEYLQEHNVPVPDIVISSVGSEIYYGKILHYDKGWETHISSKWKRDRIFNLLKQFDFLEYQEESCQRQFKISYNMEPGKDRLTAIHNLLLKNKCRSHLVYSHEKYLDILPYRASKGKAIRYLSYKWEIPLNNFLVCGDSGNDEEMLRGEPLGVVVGNFSPELQNLKGHRRIYFANQNCALGILEAVKKYNFLEKTKN
- a CDS encoding AAA family ATPase, with protein sequence MKFPYGICDFRKITMKNYFYCDRTDRIPLLEKGEYLLFLRPRRFGKSLLLSMLANYYDVAKKHEFEAMFGKLKIGKNPTELRNKFFILRWDFSCVDPSGNVEDIRKALHDHINSCIKDFVVYYEKFLSVKIEFDPQNAVNSIKSLITSIRKTDYPIYLLIDEYDNFANQIMMGIRREKHELYDALVHEEGPLRTLFKAVKASASESVFDRIFITGVSPVVMSDITSGYNIAENIYLRYQFNDICGFTDNEIEQALKSIAGECELSEDKITEALELMKTYYNGYKFSIDADNFVYNPTLSTYFLKYLYEDWKYPRQMLDGNLATDEAKLEYISQALSGRQMLLDLLRKDRKTVVSEITDRFGIRQMLTDKSKNHEFMAAFLYYFGVLTMKEETPEGKIVLKIPNLVIRGLYAEQICEMLLPEPVERDDGKFAAEKLYQKGDMQPLCDFVEQHYFKVFSNRDYRWANELTVKTAFLTLLYNDILYIMDTETELDRRYADLTMIIRPDMRRFTILDILIEFKFVKLKDADMSGEQARKLTQEELQNMPLMQAQMEDAKIQIKDYGDVLDKRYGNLRLRKYAVVSLGFERLWWEEVIRRKS